In the Candidatus Poribacteria bacterium genome, one interval contains:
- a CDS encoding amidohydrolase family protein gives MLKIIDTHQHLWDTSNLEYPWLEGFDLLRKRYTAEDYREAIGDLNVLRSVHVEGDPAEADVVKEVEWLTQISEEDGMIGAIAAAAPLEKPNAEAILEQLTGFGLVVGVRRMAWHHPDPQFYASPELINGVKLLTKFDLSFELCANHAQLPAAIELVKATPDVRHALNHCGGPDIKGGRFEPWATHVRELAAFENVHCKISGIVTTASENWTREELKPYIQHLIEVFGYERLMFGSDWPVCTLAATYQEWVAALSWAVEDASDTEKNKLFYENAAEFYSI, from the coding sequence ATGCTTAAAATAATTGATACCCACCAACACCTCTGGGATACCTCTAATTTGGAATACCCTTGGTTAGAAGGATTCGATCTATTGCGAAAACGATATACAGCGGAAGATTATCGTGAGGCGATCGGAGACCTTAACGTCCTCAGATCCGTCCATGTTGAAGGGGATCCAGCTGAAGCGGATGTGGTTAAGGAGGTTGAGTGGTTAACACAGATATCGGAAGAAGATGGTATGATAGGTGCAATCGCAGCGGCGGCACCGCTTGAAAAACCGAACGCCGAGGCTATTCTTGAGCAGCTCACAGGGTTCGGGCTTGTCGTGGGTGTGCGTCGGATGGCGTGGCATCATCCCGATCCACAGTTCTACGCAAGTCCTGAATTGATTAATGGCGTGAAATTGCTTACGAAGTTTGACCTCTCTTTTGAACTCTGTGCGAATCACGCGCAGCTTCCTGCGGCGATTGAACTCGTTAAGGCAACACCGGATGTACGGCATGCCCTCAATCACTGCGGAGGACCGGACATAAAAGGCGGGCGATTTGAACCGTGGGCAACGCATGTCCGTGAACTCGCTGCCTTTGAGAACGTCCACTGCAAGATATCAGGGATTGTGACGACAGCGAGCGAGAATTGGACGCGTGAGGAACTGAAGCCGTATATCCAGCATCTAATAGAGGTATTCGGTTATGAGCGATTGATGTTTGGAAGTGATTGGCCCGTGTGTACCTTGGCGGCGACATATCAGGAGTGGGTCGCGGCACTCTCATGGGCTGTTGAGGATGCATCGGATACCGAGAAGAACAAACTCTTTTATGAAAACGCCGCGGAATTCTATTCGATATAG
- a CDS encoding zinc metallopeptidase: MFFGFFDPLYFVFLAPGFALSLYATFRTKSTFSKYSKVGSRSGLTGAQAADLMLRRHGVSGVRIERSSGWLSDHYDPGQKALRLSDDVYSSQSLSAIGVACHEAGHAMQDAHGYAMLNLRTALVPATNFSSMFSYILIMVGFFIQPFLLLGVGLFAVGVVFSLITLPVEWDASKRAKVAMDEAGMLSPEENRHASKVLNAAFLTYLAAAVTALLTLLYYLFRLGLLGGGDE, from the coding sequence ATGTTTTTCGGTTTCTTTGATCCGCTCTACTTCGTATTTCTCGCACCTGGATTTGCCCTGTCTCTCTACGCGACGTTTCGCACGAAATCGACGTTCTCAAAATATTCGAAAGTCGGGTCACGTAGCGGTCTGACGGGGGCACAAGCCGCCGATCTGATGCTCAGGAGGCACGGTGTTAGCGGTGTGCGGATTGAACGTTCAAGTGGATGGTTAAGTGACCACTATGATCCAGGTCAGAAGGCGCTGCGGTTGTCCGACGATGTTTATTCAAGTCAATCGCTCTCCGCAATAGGAGTTGCCTGCCATGAAGCAGGACATGCGATGCAGGACGCACACGGCTATGCCATGCTAAATCTGCGTACCGCCCTCGTCCCTGCGACGAATTTTAGTTCGATGTTCTCTTATATCCTGATAATGGTAGGTTTCTTTATTCAACCCTTTCTCCTACTCGGTGTCGGGCTTTTTGCGGTAGGCGTTGTTTTTTCCTTGATAACGCTTCCTGTTGAATGGGATGCAAGCAAACGTGCCAAGGTCGCGATGGATGAAGCCGGGATGCTCTCACCGGAAGAGAATCGCCATGCCAGCAAGGTACTTAACGCTGCGTTTTTGACGTATCTCGCTGCAGCGGTAACGGCTCTGCTCACACTGCTCTACTATCTGTTCCGATTGGGACTATTGGGCGGTGGCGATGAATAA
- a CDS encoding VOC family protein encodes MSTTLVHIGVRTTDLEKSIRFWRDALGLRVFSTMNGCYDLTDGYHNFRVFQHRGPDRPEHVGGMLDYLHIGVRVPNLREAAQRCEDLGFEITWEGLDGSKPYDPNSDELPSVAFKVEDPDGIVVDITEQDDQWPGVDIDSKN; translated from the coding sequence ATGTCAACAACACTTGTACACATCGGCGTTCGCACGACCGATTTAGAAAAAAGCATCCGTTTCTGGCGCGACGCGCTTGGATTGCGTGTTTTCTCGACCATGAACGGCTGCTATGATCTCACCGATGGCTATCACAACTTCCGTGTATTTCAGCATCGCGGCCCCGACCGTCCCGAACACGTCGGCGGAATGTTAGACTACCTCCACATCGGTGTTCGTGTCCCAAACTTACGAGAGGCAGCACAACGGTGTGAGGACCTCGGCTTTGAAATCACCTGGGAAGGCTTAGATGGAAGTAAACCCTACGATCCGAATTCGGACGAACTACCCTCAGTCGCTTTCAAAGTGGAAGACCCGGATGGCATCGTCGTTGACATCACCGAGCAAGACGATCAGTGGCCCGGTGTAGACATTGACAGCAAAAATTGA
- a CDS encoding phytanoyl-CoA dioxygenase family protein produces the protein METDKLLETVKPYVTQLREEGWCVLENAIPADVVNEVREEVETSETDYNEFRKEHGAWERNVISFMPKFAAHLANERLLATIQQLLGPQVRISQTEYKIRPPHYELVRAYHSDFPYDLNQKWHITQPFPTAVIGITTLWMLSEFTTENGGTWIVPKSHVDLRNPRGKEDNIGDRNPIDGEMQAIGSAGSVLIMDSRIWHSNAENPSDDKRTAVVVRYAPWWLNLELFGVNTATIPGETFDKLPDDVKLLYEHRAENREATVWI, from the coding sequence ATGGAAACCGACAAGCTATTAGAAACGGTCAAACCTTACGTTACACAGTTGCGAGAAGAAGGATGGTGCGTCTTAGAGAACGCTATCCCCGCCGATGTGGTCAACGAGGTTCGTGAAGAGGTCGAAACTTCAGAAACAGATTACAATGAATTCCGAAAAGAGCACGGGGCCTGGGAGCGCAACGTTATCAGTTTCATGCCGAAATTCGCCGCGCATCTCGCAAATGAACGACTCCTCGCTACGATCCAGCAGCTACTGGGACCGCAAGTGCGTATTTCACAAACCGAGTATAAGATCCGTCCCCCGCACTACGAATTGGTGCGTGCATATCACTCCGATTTTCCCTACGATCTGAACCAGAAGTGGCACATCACACAACCGTTTCCGACCGCTGTCATCGGCATTACCACCCTCTGGATGCTTTCGGAGTTTACGACAGAAAACGGCGGCACCTGGATCGTTCCCAAAAGTCATGTAGATCTCCGAAACCCCAGAGGCAAAGAAGATAACATTGGAGACCGAAACCCAATTGATGGGGAAATGCAAGCCATTGGAAGCGCAGGCAGCGTACTCATTATGGACAGCCGGATTTGGCATTCCAACGCAGAAAATCCGAGCGATGACAAACGGACTGCGGTCGTTGTCAGATATGCACCCTGGTGGCTGAATTTAGAACTCTTTGGTGTCAATACCGCTACAATTCCCGGAGAGACATTTGATAAGTTACCGGACGATGTCAAATTGCTCTATGAGCACCGCGCAGAAAACCGAGAGGCAACCGTCTGGATCTAA
- a CDS encoding SCP2 sterol-binding domain-containing protein translates to MAIFETSDQLYSYISELFEEIATLPEAKEALKSLTLNVQFNYSAPDCEMTLTAADGEYSIARGTCEDTTPDVELTMTGDTAYKFWTGELNVMGAITTREIGVVGSLGKVMRLAPLIKTAVRYNRKRETGPDS, encoded by the coding sequence ATGGCTATATTTGAAACATCCGATCAACTTTATAGTTACATTAGTGAACTATTTGAAGAAATCGCTACGCTACCGGAAGCGAAAGAAGCACTGAAATCGTTGACGCTGAACGTTCAATTCAACTACAGTGCGCCCGATTGTGAGATGACCCTAACGGCAGCAGATGGCGAATATTCTATCGCCCGCGGCACCTGTGAGGACACCACCCCTGACGTTGAACTGACGATGACAGGCGACACCGCCTACAAATTCTGGACAGGCGAACTCAACGTTATGGGAGCGATAACGACACGCGAGATCGGTGTTGTTGGTTCTCTTGGCAAAGTGATGCGGCTCGCCCCGCTCATCAAGACAGCAGTCCGTTACAACCGCAAGCGAGAAACAGGTCCCGATTCCTAA
- a CDS encoding methylated-DNA--[protein]-cysteine S-methyltransferase — protein sequence MKKSSSLERLSEALGGEQGMRQLRNAFGIPSFCYESPIGWIDIIAEGNQILRVSFSEEAPLSGPTFPPNLPVLTRTIKLLDLYFAGGPINFIEISVQLAYTTEFQQQVWNVIRQIPYGEVRTYQWIADQIGRPKSARSIGNAVGANPVSVLIPCHRVVRSNGGLGGYGGGLERKRRLLALEGYPVEDLK from the coding sequence ATGAAAAAATCAAGTTCTTTAGAACGTCTCTCCGAGGCATTAGGTGGTGAGCAGGGTATGAGGCAGTTAAGAAATGCCTTCGGCATCCCCAGTTTCTGCTATGAATCTCCTATAGGATGGATAGACATTATCGCGGAGGGTAACCAAATTTTGCGGGTGTCTTTTAGTGAAGAAGCACCTTTGTCTGGACCTACCTTCCCCCCAAATCTCCCTGTTCTCACCAGAACGATTAAATTGTTGGACCTCTATTTTGCTGGCGGACCGATTAATTTTATCGAGATATCCGTACAGTTAGCATATACTACAGAGTTCCAGCAGCAAGTCTGGAACGTTATTCGGCAGATTCCTTATGGAGAAGTACGGACGTATCAATGGATCGCCGATCAGATCGGGAGGCCGAAATCCGCGCGTTCCATTGGAAATGCAGTTGGGGCGAATCCGGTATCAGTTCTCATTCCGTGCCATCGTGTTGTTAGGAGTAATGGTGGCTTAGGGGGCTACGGTGGTGGATTGGAACGGAAACGTCGATTGTTAGCACTTGAAGGTTACCCCGTTGAGGACTTGAAGTAA
- a CDS encoding aminotransferase class I/II-fold pyridoxal phosphate-dependent enzyme: protein MTSQRNLGKNTQAIHAGEARTSTTEKSGIPLLPPIYQNSTFRFTTAAECAEAFRDEESGYVYTRWGNPTQEVLEKKLAVLEAGEAALATASGMGAVSTALLTALAEGGHVVAMENLYSATFQTLNEELPRFGIETTFVDATDTTQIERAIRDDTKVLYLESPTNPLLKLIDLRAAAEIAKVHGLTSIIDNTFATPCGQQPIALGIDVVVHSMTKYLSGTGAVIAGAIIGEKEFITRAKEGALRNFGAVISPFNAWLTLHGLTTLPLRFARHCENAVHIAAFLEAHPSVAWVRYPGLPSHPQHELAEHQMEAFGGMITLELKGGRTAGEHLVDRLRLCSLAVSLGDVRTLICHPASTTHSHVPAEIRQQIGVTDGLVRISVGLEDADDIIADLEQAL from the coding sequence ATGACATCTCAGAGAAATTTAGGTAAAAATACCCAAGCCATTCATGCAGGCGAAGCACGAACGTCCACAACCGAAAAGAGTGGGATCCCGCTGCTGCCGCCTATCTATCAGAACAGTACGTTCCGTTTCACAACAGCTGCCGAATGTGCCGAAGCCTTCCGGGACGAAGAGAGCGGCTATGTCTATACCCGTTGGGGCAACCCGACCCAAGAGGTATTGGAAAAGAAGCTTGCCGTGCTTGAGGCTGGCGAGGCTGCACTTGCAACCGCGTCAGGGATGGGAGCCGTCAGTACTGCACTGCTCACTGCTTTAGCTGAGGGTGGACACGTCGTCGCGATGGAGAATCTCTATTCCGCTACGTTCCAAACCCTCAATGAGGAACTTCCGCGATTCGGAATTGAGACAACGTTCGTTGATGCCACGGACACCACACAAATTGAACGTGCGATCAGAGATGATACGAAGGTGCTCTACCTTGAAAGCCCGACGAATCCGCTCCTAAAACTGATAGATTTGCGGGCAGCTGCCGAAATTGCAAAGGTACACGGATTAACTTCGATTATTGACAATACGTTCGCGACACCGTGTGGTCAGCAACCGATTGCCTTGGGCATTGATGTCGTTGTTCACAGTATGACAAAATATTTGAGTGGGACCGGTGCGGTCATCGCTGGTGCGATTATTGGGGAGAAGGAATTCATCACGCGTGCTAAGGAAGGAGCGTTGCGTAATTTCGGTGCGGTCATCAGTCCGTTCAATGCATGGTTGACGCTGCATGGACTCACCACGCTGCCGCTGCGGTTCGCACGACACTGTGAAAACGCGGTACACATCGCAGCCTTTCTCGAAGCGCATCCTTCGGTAGCGTGGGTTCGCTATCCGGGTCTACCGAGCCACCCGCAACATGAACTCGCCGAACACCAGATGGAAGCGTTCGGCGGTATGATAACGCTGGAATTGAAGGGTGGACGCACAGCTGGTGAACACCTCGTGGATCGTCTTCGGCTCTGTTCGCTCGCTGTCAGTTTGGGGGATGTGCGTACCCTTATCTGCCATCCTGCGTCAACAACGCATTCACACGTTCCGGCAGAAATCCGTCAGCAGATCGGCGTTACAGATGGTTTGGTTAGAATCTCTGTCGGGTTAGAGGATGCCGACGATATTATCGCAGACCTTGAACAGGCGTTATAG
- a CDS encoding tetratricopeptide repeat protein, translating into MKKFIIAEICVVVALIVGFWLGRITGNDTSYESYYDNADKAWAAAQAIDNPPITLDEPEKSRLRKVRAAYRKVFDKYPESLWADDALYQLASRIPRTDEEAFALFRRLISNYPDSEWADDSMYAIAFASYQIAEQLKKTNTLESIDAYYDRALALYNQLTATYPGSQLTDQAEFNKGMCYYGKGELNYALTQFDTLREPFSDSPLLYQILYVTGEIYLKKQEYENARVEFTNVVDSGDPDLSPLANFGIAQAYFAEGKFQEAIDEYQKVMDLYPDTKVGQDAYFYMGWAYERLGKYDEAIARLEEGIDLYPRNENAANSQVYIGQIAYANNDMASAVDAYQKVADNATYDYDTRRAAQYSVGKIHEDSGDTDLAVGAYQKLITEFPEPHKEATHQSNNINENYIQNLRGMGL; encoded by the coding sequence ATGAAGAAGTTCATAATCGCGGAAATTTGCGTTGTGGTTGCCCTCATTGTTGGATTTTGGTTAGGGCGCATTACAGGTAACGACACGAGTTACGAAAGTTATTATGACAACGCCGACAAGGCATGGGCGGCAGCACAAGCAATTGACAATCCACCCATAACGCTTGATGAACCCGAAAAAAGTCGTTTACGCAAAGTCCGAGCCGCATACCGTAAAGTTTTCGACAAATATCCCGAGAGTCTATGGGCAGACGATGCGCTCTACCAACTCGCCTCACGCATCCCACGCACTGATGAGGAGGCTTTCGCGCTCTTTCGTCGGCTCATCAGCAATTATCCAGACAGTGAGTGGGCGGATGATTCAATGTACGCCATCGCCTTCGCGTCTTATCAGATCGCAGAGCAGCTGAAAAAGACGAATACGCTTGAATCCATAGATGCCTATTATGACCGCGCACTTGCACTTTACAATCAATTAACCGCGACATATCCCGGCAGTCAATTGACAGACCAAGCAGAGTTTAACAAGGGAATGTGCTACTACGGGAAGGGTGAATTGAACTACGCACTTACACAGTTTGATACGCTCAGAGAACCATTCAGCGATAGTCCGCTGCTCTATCAGATTCTATACGTTACCGGTGAAATTTACCTCAAAAAGCAAGAGTATGAAAACGCACGAGTGGAATTCACAAACGTCGTTGATTCGGGAGATCCAGACCTCTCGCCATTAGCAAATTTTGGCATCGCGCAGGCTTATTTCGCAGAGGGGAAATTTCAGGAAGCAATCGATGAGTATCAAAAAGTCATGGATCTCTACCCAGACACCAAAGTCGGACAGGATGCCTACTTCTACATGGGATGGGCGTATGAAAGACTCGGCAAGTATGATGAAGCTATCGCCCGACTTGAGGAAGGTATCGATCTATATCCGCGCAACGAAAACGCAGCGAACTCGCAAGTCTATATTGGGCAAATTGCTTATGCCAATAACGATATGGCGAGCGCAGTTGACGCATACCAGAAGGTTGCAGACAACGCCACCTACGATTATGACACTCGACGAGCAGCACAATATTCGGTTGGCAAAATCCATGAGGACAGTGGCGATACGGATCTCGCGGTAGGGGCGTATCAGAAACTGATCACAGAATTCCCAGAACCGCATAAAGAGGCGACCCATCAGTCAAACAATATCAACGAGAATTACATTCAAAACCTAAGAGGTATGGGGCTATAA
- a CDS encoding DEAD/DEAH box helicase produces MQQPNLTRAEEIAEGLYPHQIEGIAFLLGRRRALLADDMGLGKTRQSVIAMVEAETEGPYLVICPASIKRNWAREIEIVFPDAEPAIVGPTPLPPIDYRGWIIVNYEILGKNLDKLLAFDWKGVVFDEAHYLKNYQSQRSQNASKLVKQIKRAPVVHALTGTPMTSRPRDLFPLLQILDHPLGKSFLSFAKRYCEAYQGDFGLVADGASNLEELTVQLHGVMLRRTKDEVLDLPPKVRTWMDVELHPYAIQHFNRLVQEFISKFDTPEAIDGIPESFGLSSKHREELDNSIDTSDLGSGMGRITQVRRAIAFVKCRHTIKFVENALEQGEKVIIFTSFLNTMQRFQTHFKDRAVYVSGEVPVHERQNRVDRFQNDDDIKLFIANMHIAGVGINLTAARQIVFNDLDWVPTNHWQAEDRAYRIGQTGTVNVTYMIATGTVDSFVKTVLETKAALMDSIVEGSILIPDGEAALQIDVLSELKRMMNALSVQTSELKESEVHDVLQKAGDAYLEENASHLREATRAQLRPYSEEAIRTLAQVLTGPERAVYHAESSSQKGKFYTLEVVGVDVTCDCPGFTHRGSCRHVRPLKSALASEKPLPKGYKKVSSDE; encoded by the coding sequence ATGCAGCAACCCAACCTCACGCGTGCAGAAGAGATAGCCGAAGGTCTCTATCCACACCAAATAGAGGGTATCGCCTTTCTGCTTGGTCGTCGTCGGGCACTCCTTGCTGACGATATGGGACTCGGTAAGACCCGACAATCCGTCATCGCGATGGTTGAGGCGGAAACGGAAGGTCCCTACCTCGTGATCTGTCCTGCCTCTATCAAACGCAACTGGGCGCGTGAAATCGAAATCGTTTTCCCAGATGCCGAACCTGCCATCGTTGGGCCCACGCCGCTCCCACCTATAGATTACCGTGGTTGGATTATTGTCAACTATGAAATCCTCGGTAAAAATCTTGACAAACTACTTGCGTTTGACTGGAAAGGTGTTGTTTTTGACGAAGCACATTACCTAAAAAATTATCAGAGTCAGCGGAGTCAAAACGCATCAAAACTGGTTAAGCAGATCAAACGGGCCCCTGTAGTCCATGCGTTAACTGGTACCCCAATGACAAGCCGGCCCCGCGACCTTTTTCCGCTGTTGCAGATTTTGGACCATCCTCTCGGGAAGAGTTTCCTCAGTTTTGCCAAGCGTTATTGTGAGGCGTATCAAGGAGATTTCGGATTGGTGGCAGATGGTGCAAGCAATCTCGAGGAATTGACTGTGCAACTACACGGTGTCATGCTGCGCCGCACAAAAGATGAAGTGTTAGACCTTCCGCCTAAGGTCCGAACATGGATGGACGTTGAACTCCACCCTTATGCAATCCAGCACTTTAATCGATTAGTACAAGAATTCATATCAAAATTTGACACACCTGAAGCGATTGATGGAATCCCAGAATCCTTTGGTTTATCATCAAAACACCGCGAAGAATTAGATAACTCAATAGACACTTCGGATTTAGGGAGTGGAATGGGTAGAATAACCCAAGTGCGCCGAGCAATTGCATTTGTCAAATGTCGTCACACCATCAAATTTGTGGAGAATGCCCTGGAACAAGGTGAAAAGGTAATTATTTTTACATCCTTCCTCAATACGATGCAACGTTTCCAAACGCACTTCAAGGACCGAGCGGTTTATGTGTCCGGTGAAGTTCCTGTACATGAGAGACAGAACAGGGTTGATCGCTTTCAAAACGATGACGATATCAAACTTTTTATAGCCAACATGCACATAGCAGGCGTTGGTATAAATCTCACTGCAGCGCGACAGATCGTCTTTAACGACTTAGATTGGGTGCCTACTAATCACTGGCAGGCAGAAGATCGCGCTTATCGCATCGGTCAGACAGGAACCGTCAATGTCACCTATATGATTGCGACTGGAACTGTTGATTCGTTTGTCAAGACAGTATTAGAAACAAAAGCAGCATTGATGGATTCGATCGTTGAGGGATCAATTTTGATACCGGATGGAGAGGCTGCTCTCCAAATAGATGTCCTCAGCGAACTCAAGCGGATGATGAATGCTTTGTCTGTCCAAACCAGTGAACTGAAAGAATCCGAAGTGCATGATGTACTTCAGAAAGCAGGGGATGCATACCTTGAAGAGAATGCCTCACACCTCCGAGAAGCGACCCGGGCGCAGCTGCGTCCATATTCCGAAGAAGCCATCCGCACCTTAGCGCAAGTTCTCACCGGTCCTGAGCGGGCAGTCTATCACGCTGAGAGTTCATCACAGAAGGGCAAATTCTACACACTGGAGGTCGTCGGTGTCGATGTAACGTGCGATTGTCCGGGCTTCACGCACCGCGGCAGCTGCCGACACGTCCGTCCCCTGAAATCCGCCCTCGCCTCAGAAAAACCGTTGCCGAAAGGATATAAGAAAGTTTCGTCAGATGAGTAG
- a CDS encoding VWA domain-containing protein gives MKSKSSKAFLISVLLHVGIGVLGLFYWFGTNPQRDAASINAMFITEEKPKVRRIPRRKRVQPTQKRTRDVSQPRLKILTSNQPASTRGVVSAAEPAPFQPFDTDDLGEPVGPTTTNVEFDDIPQVQRKVIDRPFRKEKKTETRPKSRLVKFIEAQEGPQRIVYCVDLSTSMQNLPPRKLKRIIDLMRDSLTFLEPHDSFNIVAFSAELIVYQEDFVPVTEQTVAASSNYLADIQSQIHADGTDHDMLTALTETSKTGPTIVVLFSDGIPTSIEGPDLTRVGEHAAGNGRIFAMGTGMAPNFPGAVMLKRLATVSEGDLWLVDRARIR, from the coding sequence ATGAAATCAAAATCCAGTAAAGCCTTTCTCATTTCAGTCCTACTACACGTCGGTATTGGCGTGCTCGGACTTTTTTATTGGTTCGGTACGAACCCGCAGCGAGATGCCGCCAGTATCAACGCCATGTTCATTACGGAAGAAAAACCGAAGGTCAGACGCATACCACGACGGAAACGCGTACAACCCACGCAGAAAAGGACCCGCGATGTCAGTCAACCGCGACTGAAGATCCTCACGAGCAACCAACCTGCCAGCACTCGGGGTGTCGTTTCTGCAGCGGAGCCTGCGCCCTTCCAACCCTTCGACACCGATGATCTGGGTGAACCGGTTGGACCCACGACGACAAATGTTGAATTCGATGACATTCCACAGGTACAACGAAAAGTCATTGACCGCCCTTTCAGAAAAGAGAAGAAAACCGAAACGCGTCCCAAGAGTCGGTTAGTGAAATTCATTGAAGCACAAGAGGGACCACAACGTATCGTCTACTGTGTTGATCTGTCTACCAGCATGCAAAATCTTCCACCGCGCAAACTTAAGCGGATTATAGATCTTATGCGGGACTCACTCACCTTCCTCGAACCGCACGATAGTTTTAACATCGTGGCGTTCAGTGCGGAACTCATCGTCTATCAAGAAGACTTTGTTCCTGTAACCGAGCAGACAGTTGCTGCATCGTCAAACTATCTCGCCGACATCCAATCCCAAATCCACGCAGACGGGACCGACCACGATATGCTAACGGCGTTGACGGAAACTTCCAAAACCGGACCCACCATCGTTGTCCTCTTTAGCGACGGCATCCCGACCTCAATTGAGGGACCGGATCTCACACGTGTTGGCGAACACGCTGCAGGCAACGGACGCATCTTCGCTATGGGAACCGGGATGGCACCCAATTTTCCCGGTGCCGTGATGTTGAAACGCCTCGCCACCGTCAGTGAGGGAGACTTGTGGCTCGTTGATAGAGCCAGAATTAGATAA
- a CDS encoding XRE family transcriptional regulator, with protein MCNDLKFEKSSGNVFKDIGFSEAEAEVLLSRTKLTFEIFTLLKKSRLRRVKAAKLLAVEEQDILKLKNGDFDDFSIERLSHFRDRLKCYVEEQEPTSEKEEELRASAAP; from the coding sequence ATGTGTAATGACCTGAAATTCGAGAAAAGTAGTGGAAACGTGTTTAAGGATATTGGCTTTTCTGAAGCAGAGGCCGAGGTTTTGTTATCTCGAACAAAGTTGACTTTTGAGATATTTACACTTCTTAAAAAATCTCGGCTCAGACGCGTGAAGGCGGCGAAACTTCTGGCGGTTGAAGAGCAGGACATCTTGAAACTCAAAAACGGTGACTTTGATGATTTCAGCATAGAACGCCTTTCCCATTTCCGGGATCGGTTGAAGTGCTATGTAGAGGAACAGGAACCAACATCAGAAAAAGAAGAGGAACTAAGGGCATCAGCTGCTCCGTAA
- a CDS encoding type II toxin-antitoxin system RelE/ParE family toxin, translating into MKEVTWVGDSREKLRRLPKGARKTIGEALTYAQFGEKHPTAKPMRGIGTGVMEIVARQSRDTYRAVYVVNLGRQIYVLHVFQKKATRGIKTPKREIDLIKHRLKQAKEMEAAHV; encoded by the coding sequence ATGAAAGAGGTTACATGGGTCGGTGATTCCCGTGAGAAGCTGCGACGATTACCTAAGGGTGCAAGAAAAACAATCGGTGAAGCTCTGACATACGCTCAGTTTGGAGAAAAGCACCCGACTGCCAAACCGATGCGAGGCATTGGAACAGGAGTGATGGAGATTGTTGCTCGACAGTCCCGTGATACTTACCGAGCAGTTTATGTCGTAAATCTTGGGAGGCAGATTTATGTGCTGCATGTTTTCCAAAAGAAAGCAACTCGAGGCATAAAAACCCCAAAAAGAGAAATAGACCTTATTAAGCATCGCTTAAAGCAGGCAAAAGAAATGGAGGCAGCCCATGTGTAA